Sequence from the Natronomonas marina genome:
GGCGGTAGGTCTCCCAGGCGGGCGCGCCGCCGAGCGAGAGTCCCACGCCGACGATGGCGCCCGTCGTGGCGAACGCGGCGGGGATGGGGTAGCCGGTGTAGACGCCGAGCGCCATGAACGTCGCGGCGGTGAGGAGGCCGGCGGTCGCCGCCAGCGGCGTGATACCGACGCCGTCGATGAGGCTCGTGCCGACCGTCTCGGAGATGCTCCCGCCCTGCGTGAGCGCGCCGAGGGCGGCGAAGACGCCGATGAGGAAGGCCGCCCGCATCGTCGGCACCGCGTTGGCGCCCACCGCGGGCGCGAAGGGCGGGGAGTTGCTGTTGGCGCCGAGCGCCCACGCCATGAACAGGCCGGCCAGTGCCGCGGCCCCGACGAGCACCCAGAACGTCGCTGTCATGCGCCTCGGCGGCGGGACCCGAGGCGGCCGAACAGCGATGCGAGGGGGCCGGCGGCGTCGGCTGCGCGGGCCAGAACGACCGTCCGGTCGGTGCGGTCGGCGACCCGGCGCGGGACCGACCCGACGAGGCGGTCCCGGAGACCGCTCCGTCTCGTGGCACCGAAGACGACGACGTCGTGCTCGGCGGCGGTCTCGAGGAGGGCCGATTCGACGTCGTCGGACGCCCGGACGACCGTCTCGACGGGGATGTCGGGTCCGGGCGCCGCCGAGAGCGCCTCCACCGCGGCGGTGAGCCTCCCGGTGGCCGCCTCGTCGTCGGTTCCCGGCGGAACCACGGTGACGACGCTCACCGTCGCCTCGTTGGCGGCGGCGATGGCCGCGGCGGCGGTCGCCGCCGGCCGGACGTGCGGGCCGCCGGCGACCGGCAGGAGGACGCCGTCGACGCCGTCGGCGACGCGGCCGATGCGCTCGACGTAGACGTCACAGGGGGCCCGCCGGAGCAGTCTGTCGACGCTCGTCCCGAGGACGAGTTCCGAGCGGCGCGGCGGCCCGTGCCAGCCGACCAGCAGCGCCTCGACGGCGGGGTCGGCCGCCGCGTCCAGCACGCCCGAAGCCACCGACCGCGCGACGACGAGGTCCGCCTCGACCGGGACGTCGGCCGGTGCGGCCGCGGTCGCGCGGTCCAGCAGTGCCTGCCGGTCGCCCGAGTACTCCCGGCGAATCGTCTCGTCGGAGAACACCTCGAACGGCGAGTCCTGGCTCTTGACGACGACGCTCACCAGCCGTATCC
This genomic interval carries:
- a CDS encoding universal stress protein; the protein is MDTDPEVVVAVGNPDHVEQLVRTAGDLARVRNGGIRLVSVVVKSQDSPFEVFSDETIRREYSGDRQALLDRATAAAPADVPVEADLVVARSVASGVLDAAADPAVEALLVGWHGPPRRSELVLGTSVDRLLRRAPCDVYVERIGRVADGVDGVLLPVAGGPHVRPAATAAAAIAAANEATVSVVTVVPPGTDDEAATGRLTAAVEALSAAPGPDIPVETVVRASDDVESALLETAAEHDVVVFGATRRSGLRDRLVGSVPRRVADRTDRTVVLARAADAAGPLASLFGRLGSRRRGA